The Alteripontixanthobacter sp. genome has a window encoding:
- a CDS encoding PaaI family thioesterase, with amino-acid sequence MTAELTPYARSLGITTDRQEDGAPVLKVDFGSNVEGRPQHLHGGATSGLLETAGYAALRAELARQGRSHQLKPINITVQFLAAGKSKVTFAKGNIFRLGRRNANVEVLAWQEANDGEGRERPIASAIMNILMADPES; translated from the coding sequence ATGACCGCAGAGTTGACGCCGTATGCCCGTTCGCTGGGCATCACTACCGATCGGCAAGAGGATGGTGCGCCAGTACTCAAGGTGGATTTCGGCAGCAATGTGGAAGGTCGCCCGCAGCATCTGCATGGCGGGGCGACAAGCGGGCTACTGGAAACCGCGGGCTATGCCGCCTTGCGCGCTGAGTTGGCGCGGCAGGGCCGTAGTCACCAACTCAAGCCGATCAACATCACCGTGCAGTTCCTGGCCGCGGGCAAGAGCAAGGTCACTTTCGCCAAGGGCAATATTTTCCGGCTGGGGCGGCGCAACGCCAATGTCGAAGTGCTCGCCTGGCAGGAAGCCAACGACGGCGAAGGGCGTGAGCGGCCGATCGCCAGCGCCATCATGAATATATTGATGGCCGATCCGGAGAGTTAA
- a CDS encoding PaaI family thioesterase: protein MDSRPTKFDPALAANTMLSFGHSGWLGMRYSQHGENWVELELPWREDLIGEADRPILASGPIVSLMDMASGLAIWHSMGEFRAIATLDLRVDYMRPAREHSAVMGRSECYRVTRSAAFVRGIAHDGDPDDPVAHIAGCFMSLKGPAR, encoded by the coding sequence CAAAATTCGATCCCGCCTTGGCGGCAAATACAATGCTTTCCTTCGGCCATTCCGGCTGGCTGGGCATGCGTTACAGCCAGCACGGCGAAAACTGGGTGGAGCTGGAGTTGCCTTGGCGCGAGGATCTGATCGGCGAAGCGGATCGCCCGATTCTGGCCTCCGGCCCGATCGTCAGCCTGATGGACATGGCATCGGGGCTGGCCATTTGGCACAGTATGGGCGAATTTCGCGCCATTGCGACGCTCGATCTTCGGGTCGATTACATGCGGCCAGCACGCGAGCACAGCGCGGTTATGGGCCGCTCGGAATGCTACCGCGTTACCCGCTCGGCCGCATTCGTGCGGGGGATTGCACATGATGGCGATCCGGACGATCCGGTGGCGCATATTGCAGGCTGTTTCATGTCGCTGAAGGGGCCTGCACGATGA